A stretch of Paludisphaera borealis DNA encodes these proteins:
- a CDS encoding carbohydrate porin: MGSSAGRSSIVASAVLAWSMGFGGLTFGQEGGPETAASPSSDRPSGTSVYPNFDAGQESPASPVTPPPGPDPYPDGPKSSRFLLGDVFGLRPTWEERGVSFYTSFTQFEQGVASGGFRQAFRWGGKFDILAHLDSDKLGLWEGGMFDLFVESRLGQSVDGFAGVFSPTNLAMFFPVPDAQITAITGLKFTQAITDRTGLFFGKLNALNGDREKFLKYPLTSRFWNGAFNFNLALDRYPYSTPGAGFYTGWERGPSLAFLVLDSHNAPRTSGFENLGRNGVFLYAEAKQATTFFDLPGTQTFAGLYGSGSFTDLAPASFIELPVGATPSPKKAGTWTLLWHTEQRLWVDPDDPDRGLGLYVQTGLGDGNPNPVRGFVSVALCGNSPLPGREGDLLGVGFYDLGLSSKAKSQFPGLRDERGVELFYNLRVAPGWHLTPDLQILHPGLAPVDTAIVFGLRMKIDF; the protein is encoded by the coding sequence ATGGGTTCGTCCGCTGGTCGATCCAGTATCGTGGCGTCGGCCGTCCTCGCGTGGTCGATGGGCTTCGGCGGGCTCACGTTCGGACAGGAGGGAGGGCCCGAGACGGCGGCTTCGCCTTCCTCCGATCGTCCGTCCGGAACCAGCGTTTACCCGAATTTCGACGCCGGCCAGGAGTCGCCCGCCTCGCCGGTCACGCCCCCGCCGGGCCCCGATCCCTACCCCGACGGCCCGAAGTCGAGCCGGTTCCTGCTGGGCGACGTCTTCGGCCTCCGGCCCACCTGGGAGGAGCGCGGGGTTTCCTTCTATACGTCGTTCACCCAGTTCGAGCAGGGGGTGGCGTCCGGCGGGTTCCGGCAGGCGTTCCGCTGGGGGGGCAAGTTCGACATCCTGGCGCACCTCGACAGCGACAAGCTGGGCCTGTGGGAAGGGGGGATGTTCGATCTCTTCGTCGAGTCGCGGCTCGGCCAGTCGGTCGACGGCTTCGCCGGGGTGTTCTCGCCGACGAACCTGGCGATGTTCTTCCCCGTGCCCGACGCCCAGATCACGGCCATCACGGGGCTCAAGTTCACGCAGGCGATCACCGATCGCACGGGCCTCTTCTTCGGCAAGCTCAACGCCCTCAACGGCGATCGCGAGAAGTTCCTCAAGTACCCGCTGACCTCGCGGTTCTGGAACGGGGCGTTCAACTTCAACCTGGCGCTTGACCGCTACCCGTACTCGACGCCGGGCGCGGGATTCTACACGGGCTGGGAGCGCGGCCCTTCGCTGGCGTTCCTGGTGCTGGATTCGCACAATGCGCCGCGGACCAGCGGGTTCGAGAACCTGGGCCGCAACGGCGTGTTCCTCTACGCCGAGGCGAAGCAGGCGACGACCTTTTTCGACCTGCCGGGCACGCAGACGTTCGCGGGCCTGTACGGCTCGGGGTCGTTCACCGACCTGGCTCCGGCGTCGTTCATCGAGCTGCCGGTCGGGGCGACGCCCTCGCCCAAGAAGGCCGGCACCTGGACGCTGCTCTGGCACACCGAGCAGCGGCTCTGGGTCGACCCCGACGACCCGGACCGGGGCCTCGGCCTGTACGTCCAGACCGGCCTCGGCGACGGCAACCCGAACCCGGTTCGCGGATTCGTGAGCGTCGCCCTCTGCGGGAACAGCCCGCTGCCGGGCCGCGAGGGGGATCTTCTCGGCGTCGGGTTCTACGACCTCGGGCTCAGCTCAAAGGCCAAGAGCCAGTTCCCAGGCCTCCGCGACGAGCGCGGGGTCGAACTCTTCTACAACCTGCGGGTCGCCCCCGGCTGGCACCTCACGCCCGACCTGCAAATCCTCCACCCCGGCCTGGCGCCGGTGGACACCGCGATTGTGTTCGGCCTCCGGATGAAGATCGATTTCTGA
- a CDS encoding YqgE/AlgH family protein, with the protein MESLRGRLLIASPSLVDPNFHQAVVLIAAHGESGALGLILNRELEVGLAEVWGQISDEPCVRDQKVRHGGPVGGTLMALHDQRPMADMIVQDDLYVATALNAMEWLAGTVEGRALFYIGHSGWGSGQLESELEEGTWLVLPASADHVFGDLDAFALWKAAATDVGRREIQGLVAPRHIPNDPRTN; encoded by the coding sequence ATGGAATCACTTCGAGGACGATTGCTGATCGCTTCCCCCAGCCTGGTCGATCCCAACTTCCACCAGGCGGTCGTGCTGATCGCGGCGCACGGCGAGAGCGGCGCGTTGGGGTTGATCCTCAATCGCGAGCTGGAGGTGGGCCTCGCCGAGGTCTGGGGCCAGATCAGCGACGAGCCGTGCGTCCGCGACCAGAAGGTGCGGCACGGCGGGCCGGTCGGCGGCACCCTGATGGCGCTGCACGACCAGCGGCCGATGGCCGACATGATCGTCCAGGACGACCTCTACGTCGCCACCGCCCTGAACGCGATGGAGTGGCTGGCCGGAACGGTCGAGGGCCGGGCGCTGTTCTACATCGGCCACTCGGGATGGGGCTCGGGACAGCTTGAGAGCGAGCTTGAGGAAGGGACTTGGCTCGTCCTGCCGGCGAGCGCCGACCACGTTTTCGGCGACCTCGACGCGTTCGCCCTCTGGAAAGCCGCCGCGACCGACGTCGGCCGACGCGAAATCCAGGGGCTGGTCGCCCCCCGGCACATCCCCAACGACCCCCGGACCAACTGA
- a CDS encoding M16 family metallopeptidase: MRLTAHRLIMPLAWALALGSAVSTARAQDAPKKVATVEGITEYRLPNGLQVLLFPDESRPKVTVALTIFVGSRHEGYGETGMAHLLEHMVFKGTPTHPNIPAVFKERGAQFNGTTSNDRTNYFETLSATDDNLEFAIKLEADRMVNSPIKAEDLATEFSVVRNEFERGENSPGAVLSQRMAAAAYEWHNYGKSTIGNRSDIEKVPVDNLRAFYKKFYQPDNAMLVVAGKFDEKKALEYIVKYFGAIPKPDRKLPTTYTEEPPQDGERTVTLRRVGDVGLVGLLYHIPAGPHADFPALQVLADVLDSQPSGRLYKALIDSRKASSVSAYADAAHDPGTFGIDAEVNTKDLAELEKVRDVITKIVADVARDGVTPEEVDRAKRKYLKNHEMSLADPNRIAIQLSNLAAQGDWRLFFLGRDRIEKVTPAEVRKAAADYFASSNRTVGFFIPSTKPERTPIPATPEVDKLLADYKGRTVKSAGEAFDVKPEAIEARVKRPDAIQGVKLALLPKKTRGESVHATLTLHYGDAKNLKGLIDAADFLQQLMIRGGTKSLSRQQVQDELDKNFARISGGRGPGGPGSITFSIQTRRANLPAALEILRQILREPLLPETEFQVLKTEQLTQLEASRSEPTAIASNRIQRQLSKYPPDDVRYVPTLDENIQRTKDATIDQVRKLHGEYLGAEHGELAIVGDFEPSEALAVLNRTFEGWKASQGYERIERPAQPDIKAVKESIETPDKENAVYFAATIFPLKDDAPEYPATAVGNFILGGGSISSRIADRLRGKGGLSYSAASIFNASALDPRASIMIYAIYNPSNLAKVVTGVDEEVARILKDGVTDDELKKAKDGFLRQQEMGRTEDGSLASTLASNLFIGRTMQFQADLEKAIKGLDVAAVNAALRKYLDPKNLSVITAGDFKKAAEKK; the protein is encoded by the coding sequence ATGAGACTGACAGCGCACAGATTGATCATGCCGCTGGCCTGGGCCCTGGCCCTGGGGTCGGCCGTCTCGACGGCCCGCGCCCAGGACGCCCCCAAAAAGGTCGCCACGGTCGAGGGGATCACCGAGTACCGCCTGCCCAACGGCTTGCAGGTCCTCCTCTTCCCCGACGAGTCGCGGCCCAAGGTGACCGTGGCGCTGACGATCTTCGTCGGCTCGCGGCACGAGGGCTACGGCGAGACCGGAATGGCTCACCTGCTTGAGCACATGGTGTTCAAGGGGACTCCCACCCACCCCAACATCCCGGCCGTCTTCAAGGAGCGGGGCGCCCAGTTCAACGGCACCACGAGCAACGACCGGACGAATTACTTCGAGACCCTGTCGGCCACCGACGACAACCTCGAATTCGCCATCAAGCTCGAAGCCGACCGGATGGTCAACAGCCCGATCAAGGCCGAAGACCTCGCCACCGAGTTCTCGGTCGTCCGCAACGAGTTCGAGCGCGGCGAGAACTCGCCCGGCGCGGTCCTCTCGCAGCGGATGGCCGCCGCCGCGTATGAGTGGCACAACTACGGCAAATCGACCATCGGCAACCGCTCCGACATCGAGAAGGTGCCGGTCGACAACCTCCGCGCCTTCTACAAGAAGTTCTACCAGCCCGACAACGCCATGCTGGTGGTCGCCGGCAAGTTCGACGAGAAGAAGGCCCTCGAATACATCGTCAAGTACTTCGGCGCGATCCCCAAGCCCGACCGCAAGCTGCCGACGACCTACACCGAGGAGCCGCCCCAGGACGGCGAGCGCACCGTGACCCTGCGGCGCGTCGGCGACGTCGGCCTGGTCGGCCTGCTGTACCACATCCCCGCCGGCCCGCACGCCGACTTCCCGGCCCTCCAGGTTCTGGCCGACGTCCTCGACTCGCAGCCCTCGGGACGGCTCTACAAGGCGCTGATCGACTCCCGCAAGGCGTCGAGCGTGTCGGCCTACGCCGACGCCGCGCACGACCCCGGCACGTTCGGGATCGACGCCGAGGTCAACACCAAGGACCTGGCCGAGCTTGAGAAGGTCCGCGACGTGATCACCAAGATCGTCGCCGACGTCGCCCGCGACGGCGTGACCCCCGAGGAAGTCGACCGCGCCAAGCGCAAGTACCTCAAGAACCACGAAATGAGTCTGGCCGACCCCAACCGGATCGCGATCCAGCTCAGCAACCTCGCCGCGCAGGGCGACTGGCGGCTGTTCTTCCTCGGCCGCGACCGGATCGAGAAGGTGACGCCCGCCGAGGTCCGCAAGGCGGCCGCCGACTACTTCGCGTCGAGCAACCGCACGGTCGGCTTCTTCATCCCGAGCACCAAGCCCGAGCGGACGCCGATCCCGGCGACGCCGGAAGTCGACAAGCTGCTGGCCGACTACAAGGGCCGCACGGTCAAGAGCGCCGGCGAGGCGTTCGACGTCAAGCCCGAGGCCATCGAGGCGCGGGTGAAGCGGCCCGACGCGATCCAGGGCGTAAAGCTCGCGCTTTTGCCCAAGAAGACCCGCGGCGAGTCGGTGCACGCGACCCTGACGCTCCACTACGGCGACGCCAAGAACCTCAAGGGCCTGATCGACGCGGCCGACTTCCTCCAGCAGTTGATGATCCGGGGAGGCACCAAGAGCCTCTCGCGGCAGCAGGTCCAGGACGAGCTCGATAAGAACTTCGCCCGGATCTCCGGCGGTCGCGGACCGGGCGGCCCCGGCTCGATCACGTTCTCGATCCAGACCCGGCGCGCCAACCTTCCCGCCGCGCTCGAGATCCTCCGCCAGATCCTCCGCGAGCCGCTCCTGCCCGAGACCGAGTTCCAGGTGTTGAAGACCGAGCAGCTCACCCAGCTCGAAGCCTCGCGTTCCGAGCCGACCGCGATCGCCTCGAACCGGATCCAGCGGCAGTTGTCGAAGTATCCTCCCGACGACGTCCGCTATGTGCCGACGCTCGACGAGAACATCCAGCGGACCAAGGACGCGACGATCGACCAGGTTCGCAAGCTCCACGGCGAGTACCTGGGCGCCGAGCACGGCGAGCTGGCGATCGTCGGCGACTTCGAGCCGTCCGAGGCTCTCGCGGTCCTCAACCGCACCTTCGAGGGCTGGAAGGCGTCGCAAGGGTACGAGCGCATCGAACGGCCCGCCCAGCCCGACATCAAGGCGGTCAAGGAGTCGATCGAGACGCCCGACAAGGAGAACGCCGTGTACTTCGCGGCGACCATCTTCCCGCTGAAGGACGACGCCCCCGAATACCCGGCGACGGCCGTGGGCAACTTCATCCTCGGCGGCGGCTCGATCTCGTCGCGGATCGCCGACCGGCTGCGGGGCAAGGGAGGGCTGTCGTACTCGGCCGCCTCGATCTTCAACGCCAGCGCGCTCGACCCCCGCGCCTCGATCATGATCTACGCGATCTACAACCCGTCGAACCTCGCCAAGGTCGTGACCGGCGTCGATGAAGAGGTCGCTCGGATTCTCAAGGACGGCGTCACCGACGACGAGCTGAAGAAGGCCAAGGACGGCTTCCTCCGCCAGCAGGAGATGGGCCGGACCGAAGACGGCTCGCTGGCCTCGACGCTGGCCTCGAACCTCTTCATCGGCCGGACCATGCAGTTCCAGGCCGATCTGGAGAAGGCGATCAAGGGGCTCGACGTCGCGGCCGTCAACGCCGCCCTGCGCAAATACCTCGATCCCAAGAACCTCTCGGTGATCACCGCCGGCGACTTCAAGAAAGCCGCGGAAAAGAAGTAG
- a CDS encoding RrF2 family transcriptional regulator, which produces MAVKVSAKAEYACLAVIALASRYLLDKPVPIREIAESHGIPETFLTQILIRLKGAGLVTSTRGSSGGYRLARDPGEISLGDVLRVIDGGDHSARAPRRASAVVLSQLWEQIQASQVHILNHTSIAQLAEQSKTPDWTI; this is translated from the coding sequence ATGGCCGTGAAGGTTTCGGCGAAGGCGGAATACGCATGCTTGGCAGTGATCGCCCTGGCGAGCCGATATCTTCTCGACAAGCCGGTGCCGATCCGTGAAATCGCCGAGTCGCACGGAATACCCGAGACCTTTTTGACCCAGATCTTGATCCGGCTCAAGGGGGCGGGGCTGGTGACCAGCACCCGGGGTTCGTCCGGCGGCTACCGGCTGGCTCGCGACCCGGGGGAGATCTCGTTGGGGGACGTGCTCCGCGTGATCGACGGCGGCGACCACTCGGCTCGGGCGCCGCGTCGGGCCTCGGCCGTGGTCCTCTCCCAGCTCTGGGAGCAGATCCAGGCGTCCCAGGTTCATATTCTCAATCACACCTCGATCGCTCAGCTCGCCGAGCAGAGCAAGACGCCGGACTGGACGATCTGA
- a CDS encoding Gfo/Idh/MocA family protein, which yields MTERPDAIDSPSRRQFLKGTAAVASAGATAASWVPMVHAAGSDVIKIGLVGAGGRGTGAAEQALTADSATKLVAVADAFGDRIEESLSALKGSGVGSRVDVEKDRQYTGFDAYKKVIDQVDLVLLTTPPAFRPIHLTYAVEKGVNAFVEKPMAVDGPGLRMYIKACKDAKAKNLSLVNGFCWRYFPPRRETMQHVFDGKIGDIVSIETTYNSQGVWEPRRTREQCSSDMEYQMRNWYYYSWLSGDHIVEQAIHGIDTIGWALGDKLPIQCWGVGGRQSRTDAKYGNIWDHFSVVYEFPNNVRATHQCRHWVNTPNRVKDYIFGTKGMADVFGNSITGPESWSYRPGRGSKKSATPDMYQVEHDEMFAALRAGKPINNGEKAANSTLLAIMGRTAAYTGENITPDQILNSKLDMSPAKYEFGANPVAPIPIPGVTKVV from the coding sequence GTGACTGAACGACCTGATGCGATCGACTCTCCCTCGCGACGGCAGTTTTTGAAGGGTACGGCGGCGGTGGCGAGCGCGGGGGCGACGGCGGCCTCGTGGGTTCCCATGGTTCACGCGGCCGGCAGCGACGTGATCAAGATCGGCCTGGTGGGCGCGGGCGGCCGGGGCACCGGCGCGGCCGAGCAGGCGCTGACGGCCGACAGCGCCACGAAGCTGGTCGCCGTGGCCGACGCGTTCGGAGACCGGATCGAGGAGAGCCTCTCGGCCCTCAAGGGGTCGGGCGTCGGCTCGCGGGTCGACGTCGAGAAGGACCGGCAGTACACCGGCTTCGACGCTTACAAGAAGGTCATCGACCAGGTCGACCTCGTCCTGCTGACCACGCCGCCGGCCTTCCGGCCGATCCACCTGACCTACGCGGTTGAGAAGGGCGTGAACGCGTTCGTCGAGAAGCCGATGGCCGTCGACGGCCCCGGCCTTCGCATGTACATCAAGGCCTGCAAGGACGCCAAGGCCAAAAACCTCTCGCTGGTCAACGGCTTCTGCTGGCGGTACTTCCCCCCGCGCCGCGAGACCATGCAGCACGTTTTCGACGGTAAGATCGGCGACATCGTGTCGATCGAGACCACCTACAACTCGCAGGGCGTCTGGGAGCCTCGCCGGACCCGCGAGCAGTGCTCGTCGGACATGGAATACCAGATGCGCAACTGGTATTACTACTCGTGGCTCTCGGGCGACCACATCGTCGAGCAGGCGATCCACGGCATCGACACCATCGGCTGGGCGCTCGGCGACAAGCTGCCGATCCAGTGTTGGGGCGTGGGAGGCCGGCAGTCGCGGACCGACGCCAAGTACGGCAACATCTGGGACCACTTCTCGGTCGTCTACGAGTTCCCGAACAACGTCCGCGCCACCCACCAGTGCCGCCACTGGGTCAACACCCCGAACCGGGTGAAGGACTACATCTTCGGCACCAAGGGCATGGCCGACGTCTTCGGCAACAGCATCACCGGCCCTGAGAGCTGGAGCTACCGCCCCGGTCGCGGAAGCAAGAAGTCGGCGACTCCCGACATGTACCAGGTCGAGCACGACGAGATGTTCGCCGCCCTCCGCGCGGGCAAGCCGATCAACAACGGCGAGAAGGCCGCCAACAGCACGCTGCTGGCGATCATGGGCCGGACCGCCGCTTACACCGGCGAGAACATCACCCCCGACCAGATCCTCAACTCCAAGCTCGACATGAGCCCCGCCAAGTACGAGTTCGGCGCCAACCCGGTCGCGCCCATTCCGATCCCGGGCGTCACCAAGGTGGTCTGA
- a CDS encoding RrF2 family transcriptional regulator: MTVSAKCYYALRAIYALSEHKTTTPLKANEIAEQQHIPIKFLEAILSQLKGGGFVNSRRGAEGGYLLARAPETITIGMVIRFIDGPVAPVDCVSQSRPKQCEYPGNCPFFGFWGRVRQAIADVVDQTTFADLVKENHALGYLYVADWTI, translated from the coding sequence ATGACCGTCTCGGCCAAATGCTACTACGCCTTGAGAGCGATCTACGCGCTCTCCGAACACAAGACCACCACGCCGCTGAAGGCCAACGAGATCGCCGAGCAGCAGCACATCCCCATCAAGTTTTTGGAAGCCATCCTCAGCCAGTTGAAGGGGGGCGGCTTCGTCAACAGCCGCCGGGGCGCCGAAGGGGGCTATTTGCTCGCCCGCGCGCCCGAGACCATCACGATCGGGATGGTCATCCGGTTCATCGACGGCCCCGTCGCGCCCGTCGACTGCGTCAGCCAGTCGCGACCGAAGCAGTGCGAGTATCCGGGCAACTGCCCGTTCTTCGGCTTCTGGGGGCGAGTCCGCCAGGCCATCGCCGACGTCGTCGACCAGACCACGTTCGCCGACCTCGTGAAGGAAAACCACGCTCTCGGATATCTCTACGTCGCCGATTGGACCATCTAG
- a CDS encoding BlaI/MecI/CopY family transcriptional regulator, which produces MADEDVEGDYGPSPSQAQLAIMQVVWDRGEATVADVWKTLAEARPVARNTIQTMMTRLEEKGWLRSTAEGRAFLYRAARTREQVLGGMVKRLLDSAFGGSAEGLILTLLKERGVSPDEAKRIRKMIDGVKKTGRSDG; this is translated from the coding sequence ATGGCGGACGAGGACGTGGAGGGCGATTACGGGCCGTCGCCGTCGCAGGCGCAGCTCGCGATCATGCAGGTGGTCTGGGACCGCGGCGAGGCGACGGTGGCCGACGTCTGGAAGACCCTGGCCGAGGCCCGGCCGGTGGCTCGGAACACGATCCAGACGATGATGACGCGGCTTGAGGAGAAGGGCTGGCTGCGAAGCACGGCCGAGGGCCGCGCCTTCCTCTACCGGGCGGCGCGGACCCGCGAGCAGGTGCTGGGCGGCATGGTTAAGCGGCTGCTCGATTCGGCATTCGGCGGTTCGGCCGAGGGCCTGATCCTGACCTTGCTCAAGGAACGAGGCGTCTCGCCCGACGAGGCGAAGCGGATCCGGAAGATGATCGACGGCGTCAAGAAGACCGGAAGGAGCGACGGATGA
- a CDS encoding M56 family metallopeptidase — protein MRSAGWLDLGDAAFALLAGVMLVSTMAIVLAGLIGLALKRRASARHAAWLCALAVVLLSPALAWVGPTLALPPIALPKLASTIADRPERASSTDPAGAGSFPGAASPRRGARREVPIEEVLSYGPPQGVVAESILFVGTTLPAAPAAVAESSRWPRITRGAIVAIWLIGALGLLVRLAWGCREVARLRRSARPFRFGTVLPSVASALRMNVDRLPAIGVSDRTSQPLTLGLIRPSVLMPEGLAASLPADALRDVLIHECAHALRRDTLVGLLQRFAAILCWPNPLVHLMNRALESAREELCDNHVLRAADPADYAASLLAVAERRPFAADFDALLGLPMIARRGTLESRIAALIDPRRHAETSTRRGTVAALAVLFLAAGAAVAAVRFGDAEQPLAVVASSKPLDPTKTRIEGVVVDESGKPAADVNVAAWGWNEILREARTAADGRFLFDVDAKKWFSVVASNADGSLQAVDRHDGGDPAIYPELKTRLTLKPARETTARVVDLQGAPIADATVAVAYRGFATWEYKTDAKGEARVRIAPDAELSSVAAVKPGVGLDYFESEVYWPGPKPAPLPETIELVLDGATAFKVKVVDASDSPVPGVSVLFPGFWKLGKHRGGNFIGPAFTRVADGAGVATFDFIPKMSTQPDFLLVENEDFAVVPALGDRKGPGESLVMRVRRNASVSGRVLSADGEPALGVLVRAEGQGRPFGPSSNSKRTGPDGSYLLTLQPGASYLIGVDDDHWSAPSRGGVLPQDGDRIRGVDFRLAPGALVKGRVTKENGEPAARETICLLERGVNVEHLTVEVRDGQTTVYGSRTETLKRWTKTDAGGSFAFRVGPGSFALPDERVRTELRFVPDDQYTRRFHVEGREVIVRDFKLRDRAGELKEENSVAITVRDKALGGAPASGARITVATSNYEGKISLIDSLFMQTDGHGVFRIEKWARPLYIFAQSIDGLRGGFGTIGVDDFEATVSIDQGATASGRVVSEAGAPIPRAVLYAYLVGPAGVRDEFEALSPTQRNVPQLIVKTDALGRYTLSGLAAGARGHVYQAPIPGKGPNQELGAIDFVVEGLKTVSVPDLVFKPVKP, from the coding sequence ATGAGAAGCGCGGGATGGCTTGATCTCGGCGATGCGGCTTTCGCCCTGCTCGCCGGCGTGATGCTCGTATCCACGATGGCGATCGTCCTGGCCGGATTGATCGGCCTGGCGCTCAAACGCCGCGCCTCGGCCCGACACGCGGCCTGGCTCTGCGCCCTGGCCGTCGTCCTGCTCAGCCCGGCGTTGGCCTGGGTAGGCCCCACGCTCGCCCTGCCCCCGATCGCCTTGCCGAAGCTCGCTTCGACGATCGCGGATCGACCCGAGCGGGCGTCCTCGACCGACCCGGCTGGCGCTGGCTCATTCCCTGGAGCCGCGAGTCCGAGACGCGGGGCGAGAAGGGAAGTCCCGATCGAGGAGGTTCTGTCCTATGGACCCCCGCAGGGCGTCGTGGCCGAGAGCATCCTCTTCGTTGGAACGACCCTGCCCGCCGCCCCGGCCGCCGTTGCAGAGTCCTCTCGCTGGCCCCGGATCACCCGCGGCGCGATCGTCGCGATCTGGCTCATCGGCGCTCTGGGCCTGCTCGTTCGCCTCGCCTGGGGATGCAGAGAAGTCGCCCGGCTCCGGCGGTCGGCCCGGCCGTTCCGGTTCGGCACGGTCCTGCCAAGCGTGGCCTCCGCCCTCCGAATGAACGTCGACCGACTGCCGGCGATCGGCGTCTCGGACCGGACGAGCCAGCCGTTGACGCTCGGCCTGATCCGGCCGTCGGTTTTGATGCCGGAGGGGCTGGCGGCGAGTCTTCCGGCCGACGCCCTGCGCGACGTGTTGATTCACGAGTGCGCCCACGCGTTGCGGCGGGATACGTTGGTCGGGCTGCTCCAACGGTTCGCGGCGATCCTCTGCTGGCCGAATCCGCTGGTCCATCTGATGAACCGCGCGCTCGAATCGGCCCGCGAGGAGCTGTGCGACAACCACGTTCTGCGCGCCGCCGACCCGGCCGACTACGCGGCGAGCCTATTGGCGGTCGCCGAGCGCCGGCCGTTTGCGGCCGACTTCGACGCCCTGCTCGGCCTTCCCATGATCGCCCGTCGTGGCACCCTCGAATCGCGGATCGCCGCCTTGATCGACCCGCGCCGACATGCCGAAACCTCGACACGTCGCGGCACCGTCGCCGCCCTGGCCGTCCTGTTCCTCGCCGCCGGGGCCGCCGTCGCGGCCGTCCGATTCGGCGACGCCGAGCAGCCACTGGCCGTCGTCGCCTCTTCGAAGCCCCTCGATCCCACGAAGACCCGCATTGAGGGCGTGGTCGTCGACGAGTCCGGCAAGCCGGCGGCGGACGTAAACGTCGCGGCCTGGGGCTGGAACGAAATCCTCCGCGAAGCGCGGACGGCGGCCGACGGCCGCTTCCTCTTCGACGTCGATGCGAAGAAGTGGTTCAGCGTGGTCGCCTCGAACGCCGACGGCTCGCTGCAGGCCGTTGATCGACATGACGGCGGTGATCCGGCGATTTATCCGGAACTGAAGACGAGATTGACGCTCAAGCCTGCCCGCGAGACGACCGCACGCGTGGTCGACCTCCAAGGCGCGCCGATCGCCGACGCGACGGTCGCGGTCGCCTATCGTGGCTTCGCGACCTGGGAATACAAGACCGATGCGAAGGGCGAGGCCCGCGTTCGAATCGCCCCGGATGCGGAGTTAAGCTCCGTCGCCGCCGTCAAACCCGGTGTGGGGCTTGATTACTTCGAGAGCGAGGTCTACTGGCCGGGGCCCAAGCCCGCCCCACTGCCCGAGACCATCGAACTCGTCCTCGACGGTGCGACGGCCTTCAAGGTCAAGGTCGTCGATGCGTCCGACTCGCCTGTCCCGGGAGTCTCGGTCCTCTTTCCGGGGTTCTGGAAGCTGGGCAAGCATAGGGGAGGCAACTTCATCGGACCTGCGTTTACCCGGGTCGCGGACGGTGCAGGGGTCGCCACCTTCGATTTCATCCCCAAGATGTCGACTCAGCCGGATTTCCTTTTGGTTGAGAACGAGGACTTCGCCGTCGTGCCGGCGCTTGGAGATCGGAAAGGTCCTGGTGAGAGCCTCGTCATGCGAGTGCGGCGGAACGCATCGGTCTCCGGTCGTGTGCTTTCGGCTGACGGCGAGCCGGCGCTGGGCGTCCTGGTCCGGGCCGAGGGCCAGGGCCGGCCGTTCGGCCCGAGCTCGAATTCGAAGCGGACGGGACCCGACGGGTCGTACCTCCTCACGCTCCAGCCCGGGGCGTCGTACCTGATCGGCGTGGACGACGACCATTGGTCCGCCCCGAGTCGGGGAGGGGTCCTCCCTCAAGACGGCGATCGGATCCGGGGCGTTGATTTTCGTCTGGCGCCGGGGGCGCTCGTGAAGGGGCGGGTCACGAAGGAGAATGGTGAACCCGCGGCGAGAGAAACCATCTGCCTCCTCGAGCGGGGCGTGAACGTGGAACACTTGACGGTGGAAGTGCGCGACGGCCAGACCACGGTCTACGGCTCCAGGACCGAAACCCTGAAGCGGTGGACCAAGACCGACGCCGGAGGAAGCTTCGCGTTCCGCGTCGGGCCGGGCTCGTTCGCATTGCCCGACGAGCGAGTGAGGACCGAGCTCCGCTTCGTCCCTGACGATCAGTACACCCGTCGTTTCCACGTCGAAGGCCGGGAGGTGATCGTCCGTGATTTCAAGCTCAGGGACCGTGCCGGGGAACTTAAAGAGGAGAACTCGGTCGCGATCACGGTTCGCGACAAGGCGCTTGGAGGGGCACCGGCGTCCGGGGCGCGGATCACCGTCGCCACGAGCAATTACGAGGGAAAGATCAGTTTGATCGATTCTTTATTTATGCAAACGGATGGACACGGAGTATTCCGGATCGAGAAGTGGGCGCGGCCTTTGTACATCTTCGCCCAGTCGATCGACGGCTTGCGCGGGGGCTTCGGTACGATCGGCGTCGACGATTTCGAAGCGACGGTCTCGATCGATCAAGGGGCGACGGCCAGCGGGAGGGTGGTCTCGGAAGCCGGGGCGCCCATCCCCCGAGCCGTCCTGTACGCCTACCTCGTAGGACCTGCCGGTGTTCGGGACGAGTTCGAGGCGCTGAGTCCTACCCAGCGCAACGTCCCTCAGCTCATCGTGAAGACCGACGCCCTCGGACGCTACACGCTGAGCGGGCTTGCCGCCGGCGCGCGGGGGCACGTGTACCAAGCCCCGATCCCCGGGAAGGGGCCGAACCAGGAGCTGGGCGCGATCGACTTCGTGGTCGAGGGCCTGAAGACCGTCTCGGTTCCCGACTTGGTGTTCAAGCCGGTCAAGCCCTGA